The DNA sequence GGTGGCGCCGTCCTCTACATCTACGACGCAATCTTCAAGCAAGACAAATTCCAGCACATCCTGGTTCGTCACGAACAGGCTGCCGTGCACGCTGCGGACGCGTATTCGCGTAGCTCGCAGAAGGTCGGCGTGGCCATCGTCACCTCCGGCCCCGGCGTGACCAATGCGGTCACCGGCCTGGCTACGGCCTACATGGATTCGATTCCCATGGTGGTGATCTCCGGCCAGGTGCCGTCGACCGCCATCGGCCAGGACGCGTTCCAGGAGTGCGACACCGTCGGTATCACCCGCCCCTGTGTCAAGCACAACTTCCTCGTGAAGGATGTGAAGGATCTGGCGGAAACCGTCAAGAAAGCCTTCTTCATCGCCACCACCGGCCGTCCCGGCCCGGTTCTGGTCGATATCCCGAAGGACATCACCATGCATACCTGCGCCTACGAGTATCCGAAGGCGGTGGAAATGCGTTCCTACAAGCCGGTCGACAAGGGCCACTCGGGCCAGATCCGCAAGGCGCTGCAGCTGCTGCTGACGGCCGAGCGTCCGATGATCTATACCGGTGGCGGCATCATCCTGGCCAATGCCGCGCCCGAGCTCAACAAGCTGGTCGATCGCCTGGGCTATCCCTGTACCAATACCCTGATGGGCTTGGGGGCCTATCGTTCCTCCAGCGACAAGTTCGTGGGGATGCCCGGGATGCACGGCACCTTTGAGGCCAACATGGCTATGCAGCACTGCGACGTGTTGATCGCCATCGGTGCGCGCTTCGATGACCGTGTGATCGGCAACCCCAAGCACTTCGCTTCGCACGCGCGCAAGATCATTCATATCGATATCGACCCATCGTCGATTTCCAAGCGCGTCAAGGTCGATATCCCCATCGTGGGCAACGTCAAGGACGTGCTGCAGGAACTGCTGGCGCAACTGGATTCGGCCGAAACCCGCCAGAACGGCGCGGCGCTGGATGCCTGGTGGAAGCAGATCAACGAATGGCGCAAACGCGATTGCCTCAAGTTCGCCACCTCTGACGAATTCATCAAGCCGCAATCGGTGGTGCAGAAGGTGTGGGAAGTGACCAAGGGCGACGCCTTCATCACCTCCGACGTCGGTCAGCACCAGATGTGGGCCGCGCAATACTACGGTTTCGACAAGCCGCGCCGCTGGATCAATTCCGGTGGCCTGGGCACCATGGGCGTGGGTCTGCCGTACGCCATGGGCGTGCAGATGGCCAACCCTGATGCAACGGTGGCCTGTATCACTGGCGAAGCCTCGATCCAGATGTGCATCCAGGAGCTGGCGACCTGCAAGCAGTATCACCTGACGCCCAAGATCATCCTGCTGAACAACCGCTTCCTGGGCATGGTGCGCCAGTGGCAGCAGATCGACTACGGTTCGCGCTATTCCGAGTCCTACATGGATTCGCTGCCGGACTTCAACAAGCTGGCGGAGTCCTACGGCCACGTCGGCATGAAAATCGAGAAACCGGGCGATGTCGACGGCGCGCTGCGCGAAGCCTTCGCCATGAAGGACAGACTGGTCTTCATGAACTTCATTACGGATCAAACCGAAAACGTCTGGCCGATGGTCAAGGCGGGCAAGGGCTTGACTGAAATGTTGCTGGGTTCGGAGGATCTCTAACATGCGCCATATCATTTCTGTGCTGCTGGAAAACGAAGCCGGCGCATTGTCCCGTGTCGTGGGCCTGTTCTCCGCACGCGGCTACAACATCGAAACGCTCACCGTTGCACCCACCGAAGACTCGACCCTGTCACGCATGACCATCGTGACCTCGGGTTCGGACGATGTGATCGAACAGATCACCAAACACCTGAACCGCCTGATCGAGGTGGTCAAGGTCGTCGATCTGACCGAAGGCGCGCACATCGAGCGCGAACTGATGCTGATCAAGGTGCGCGCCGTGGGCAAGGAACGTGAAGAGATGAAGCGTACTGCGGATATCTTCCGTGGCCGTATCATCGACGTCACCGAAAAGACCTATACGATCGAGCTGACCGGCGCCAAGAGCAAGCTGGACGCCTTCATCGACGCTCTGGATCGCACCGCGATCCTGGAAACGGTCCGTACCGGCGGCTCCGGCATCGGCCGTGGCGAACGGATCCTGAAGATCTGATCGACCGCGCCAGCAGTACGCATCACACACACATACATACATTCAAATTCGAGCTACTCGGAACATAGGAAAAAATCATGAAAGTTTTCTACGACAAAGACGCAGACCTGTCCCTGATCAAGAACAAGAACGTGACCATCATCGGTTACGGTTCGCAAGGCCACGCCCACGCCCTGAACCTGAAGGATTCCGGCGTGAAGGTCACCGTCGGCCTGCGCAAGGGCGGCGCATCGTGGAACAAGGCTGAACAAGCCGGCCTGAAGGTCGCTGAAGTCAACGAAGCGGTCAAGGACGCCGACGTCATCATGATCCTGCTGCCGGACGAAAACATCGGCCAGGTCTATGCCGAAAACGTCGCACCGTTCGCCAAGCAAGGCGCCACCGTGGCCTTCGCGCACGGCTTCAACATCCATTATGGCCAAGTCGTGCCGCGCGCCGACCTGGACATCATCATGATCGCCCCCAAGGCCCCCGGCCACACCGTGCGTTCGACCTACAGCCAGGGTGGCGGCGTGCCGCACCTGATCGCTGTGCACCAGGACAAGTCCGGCAGCGCCCGTGACCTGGCCCTGTCGTACGCCACCGCCAACGGCGGCGGCCGTGCCGGCATCATCGAAACCAACTTCCGCGAAGAAACCGAAACCGACCTGTTCGGCGAACAAGCGGTGCTCTGCGGCGGTACCGTGGAACTGATCAAGGCCGGTTTCGAAACCCTGGTCGAAGCTGGCTACGCTCCCGAAATGGCTTACTTCGAGTGCCTGCACGAACTGAAGCTCATCGTCGACCTGATCTATGAAGGCGGCATCGCCAACATGAACTACTCGATCTCCAACAACGCCGAATACGGCGAGTACGTGACCGGCCCGCGCGTGATCAACGCCGAAAGCAAGGCCGCCATGAAGAAGGTGCTGGAAGACATCCAGACCGGCGAATACGCCAAGAGCTTCATCCTGGAAAACAAGGCCGGTGCACCGACCCTGATGTCGCGTCGTCGTATCAACGCCGAACACCAGATCGAAATCGTGGGCGAGAAGCTGCGCGCCATGATGCCCTGGATCAAGGCCAACAAGCTGGTCGATCAGAGCAAGAACTGATCGATCTCTTGATGAGAAAAACGCCACGGTTCGCTGTGGCGTTTTTTTTTGCCGCTACGCGCAGGCGCGCAACGGCTTGTCATGGTGTTACCGCTTGTTGCACTTGGCCAAGAACCAAACGCGCAGGCTCGCCGTCGAAGTGCAGGCTAGATGATCTGGATATGAAGCTATGAAGCGATCATCAGCTCGTCATTGACCAAGAATAAAGAGGATTCCGTATGACACCTTCCCGCAAACTGATGCTGGGCGCGCTCCTGGCCACTGCCTGCGTGGCCGCTCAGGCCCAGGCACCAGCGCAGCAGGCCCCACTGCCGGCACCGACCCCGGTGCCCACCACCGGCACGCTGGTGGTGATCCCGGCCAATGGCGAGATCACCGTCCCCAATGACCAGGCCCACGTCACCCTGCAAGTCGAGGAGCAGGACAAGGACAAGGCTGCTGCCGCCTCGCGGGTCAACCAGAAGATGAAGCAGGGTATCGAACTGCTCAAGCGCCAGGATCCCCAGGCTGAGTTGAAGAGCTACGGTTACTACACCTATGCGGTCTACGGCGAACCGCCGCAAGTCTCGGGCAGCCCGGCACGCGTACCGCCCAAGGCGCGACCGGTGGTGGCCTGGCGTGTGGGCCAGTATCTGGAAATGAATACCCAGAACCTGGCGGCCTTGCCCAGGACCGTGTCGGCGGTGCAAAGCGTGATGAACCTGACCGGCCTGCAATTCGGCCTGAGCCCGACTGCGGCCAAGAAGCTCGATGCCGCGCTGGTCAATGCCACCTATCGCAACCTGGAAGAGCGTATCGGCTTCATTGCCAGCGCCATGCATCGTAATGCCACCGATGCCGTGATCGATACCGTCGATTTCGAGGGTTCGGGCAATTATGTGCCCTCGGCCGTGGCCGCGGCGCCCATGGCCAAGAGTGCCATGATGCGATCGGACATGGTGCAGGAAAACGCCAGCGTGGCCGAGCCCAGCTTTGAACCGGGTGAATCCACGGTCACCATGCGCCTGGTGGGCAAGGTGCGCTTCCGCTAAGCCCGCGCAGCACCATCCGCATCAAGAATCGTCAACCTGCAAGGCTTGACGGGAGAGGGAGGCTATAATCGGCCTCCTTTTCCATTTCAGTCTTCGTTTCAGTTTCCGTTTCTGTTTAAGAAGATCATCACATCATGCGGATCCTCGCCAAGCTTATCCCGCTGTTAGCGGCCGGTCTCTTTGCCAGCACGGCCCATGCCGACATCTGCGCCGACCTGCGCGCCATCCACCAGCAGTCGCAATCGCACTTCGACGGCTGGAAGAAGGATGGCCCGGATTCGGTCATGAAGGGCGACAGACAGGGCCCCATCTATCTCTCCAACTTCATGCTCGATGGCGCCCAGAGCTGTGCCATCACCAGCAACTCCTCGGTCTATACCTGCATCTGGCGCTATGCCACGCCAGCCGACATGGGCCGCGCCTACCAGCGCATGGTCAATGATGTGAAGGCTTGTGCACCGCTGGGCAAGGAGCCGCCCGGCATCATCGCCGACGAACCCCAGGAGCGCCGCCAGGGCGACCTGCGCCAGGTCACCGAAGTGACCGGTCTGGACTACGCCGATGCCGAAGTGACGATTCTGATCGGGCAGATGCAATTGACCGGCCCCAATGGCCTGGCGCGCAACGAACTCAAGCTCAGTTTCTCGCGTCCACAGCCGCGCTGATCTGTTACCTGTCTACTGGTGCCGGTAGCCACTGGCCCAGCGCTGAAATCTTGTCCCCGTCGCCTTGCGATGCAGCGC is a window from the Herbaspirillum rubrisubalbicans genome containing:
- the ilvN gene encoding acetolactate synthase small subunit, with product MRHIISVLLENEAGALSRVVGLFSARGYNIETLTVAPTEDSTLSRMTIVTSGSDDVIEQITKHLNRLIEVVKVVDLTEGAHIERELMLIKVRAVGKEREEMKRTADIFRGRIIDVTEKTYTIELTGAKSKLDAFIDALDRTAILETVRTGGSGIGRGERILKI
- the ilvC gene encoding ketol-acid reductoisomerase; the encoded protein is MKVFYDKDADLSLIKNKNVTIIGYGSQGHAHALNLKDSGVKVTVGLRKGGASWNKAEQAGLKVAEVNEAVKDADVIMILLPDENIGQVYAENVAPFAKQGATVAFAHGFNIHYGQVVPRADLDIIMIAPKAPGHTVRSTYSQGGGVPHLIAVHQDKSGSARDLALSYATANGGGRAGIIETNFREETETDLFGEQAVLCGGTVELIKAGFETLVEAGYAPEMAYFECLHELKLIVDLIYEGGIANMNYSISNNAEYGEYVTGPRVINAESKAAMKKVLEDIQTGEYAKSFILENKAGAPTLMSRRRINAEHQIEIVGEKLRAMMPWIKANKLVDQSKN
- a CDS encoding SIMPL domain-containing protein (The SIMPL domain is named for its presence in mouse protein SIMPL (signalling molecule that associates with mouse pelle-like kinase). Bacterial member BP26, from Brucella, was shown to assemble into a channel-like structure, while YggE from E. coli has been associated with resistance to oxidative stress.) codes for the protein MTPSRKLMLGALLATACVAAQAQAPAQQAPLPAPTPVPTTGTLVVIPANGEITVPNDQAHVTLQVEEQDKDKAAAASRVNQKMKQGIELLKRQDPQAELKSYGYYTYAVYGEPPQVSGSPARVPPKARPVVAWRVGQYLEMNTQNLAALPRTVSAVQSVMNLTGLQFGLSPTAAKKLDAALVNATYRNLEERIGFIASAMHRNATDAVIDTVDFEGSGNYVPSAVAAAPMAKSAMMRSDMVQENASVAEPSFEPGESTVTMRLVGKVRFR
- a CDS encoding acetolactate synthase 3 catalytic subunit, with the translated sequence MNAEHLSGADILVRCLAEEGVEHVFGYPGGAVLYIYDAIFKQDKFQHILVRHEQAAVHAADAYSRSSQKVGVAIVTSGPGVTNAVTGLATAYMDSIPMVVISGQVPSTAIGQDAFQECDTVGITRPCVKHNFLVKDVKDLAETVKKAFFIATTGRPGPVLVDIPKDITMHTCAYEYPKAVEMRSYKPVDKGHSGQIRKALQLLLTAERPMIYTGGGIILANAAPELNKLVDRLGYPCTNTLMGLGAYRSSSDKFVGMPGMHGTFEANMAMQHCDVLIAIGARFDDRVIGNPKHFASHARKIIHIDIDPSSISKRVKVDIPIVGNVKDVLQELLAQLDSAETRQNGAALDAWWKQINEWRKRDCLKFATSDEFIKPQSVVQKVWEVTKGDAFITSDVGQHQMWAAQYYGFDKPRRWINSGGLGTMGVGLPYAMGVQMANPDATVACITGEASIQMCIQELATCKQYHLTPKIILLNNRFLGMVRQWQQIDYGSRYSESYMDSLPDFNKLAESYGHVGMKIEKPGDVDGALREAFAMKDRLVFMNFITDQTENVWPMVKAGKGLTEMLLGSEDL